The Hevea brasiliensis isolate MT/VB/25A 57/8 chromosome 9, ASM3005281v1, whole genome shotgun sequence nucleotide sequence atttcatttcaggCCAACTTAatccagtaattatcagaaactgaaattaggggagcccagctcaaccctgttacatcatttacaaactatttaaaactcataaaaaacaaattttcatttattaatataaaaacttaaattcacgCAGTCCTTGACagaattaatgctactactagtacatgcggagtcctaaattacgaATTTAGAGAATAACAAAATTAAGTAATCTTTtaataacctgcgaggaaagggacaggttattctgaaaaaggtcttctcctgtagcctggaaaaatatggtgaacaggagtgagcgttcgactcagagagtaaaatatcaattttaatcataatctctataactatctaaaattaatgcaccctgtagagtgaaatgcaacatcagcaatattttcacatcataacagcaaaaaggtaatttggagcactcacacacccgataatgtcaaacaatacatatatgggagctgatcccctatacaactctcttaatccaaactgtgccagcgaagaactcaagcttattcttttccactgaaatacagctctcttgactcgatcccttgggttctttctcggtattcttttccactgaaatacacagtttcacagtgtttcagtatcataactcattataaatctaaaaataaattcaaattcacttatacttaGCTTTTAtacgctaaacttggcgttctttaaattttgaatttcaaggttactattcacgacactattcaagtcaatttgttgactttctaaggcttaataggtatgtgaattccaacttcacccacataccacattttgattactaaatttgtgagttttggttgtttactcaaattctaagtcttttaggcaaatttgtaaattttcaattttggtgtcttatattgcactatttcattggtcatgttgctgttagaatttggttaagttttcttcatagaaattgttccttattgtcttaactttattttcctttttgaatcactccatttggagttttgtagctcaagttataaccatttgaatcatggctgccgaattagacttacccagattttctgggcactaaattgattctgacagttttaggtcaccaactttgggtggctaaatgacttgtttaagggcataatttgggtttgtgttcttcatgaaagttttaggtctatatctcaactttctactggtaaaatttcaggtaatgTAGACCtgcctagtccaagttatggccaaatgaacaaacattgttcatttggtcatttttgtacaggtcagactgcctaagtccggatttggtcaatttgttcattaggttttggtcactttttgagcatgattcctaaatgaaaaatgtgtcgttttgtgtctagttttattcccaattggcctcataccaattgggcttgtaaattttcagtttttatccctgaaagggaccttggtcctgctgacTGCAACATGACCCTAATCACTCCGGATTTAAActaaattctaacacttccaacatgcctcaattggttacaaatgaccatttcccaactccaacaaggtcaaacacatcatttaacaaattctcacatttttcctcctaaaaccctaggtccaaaaccctaacttccatgtttaattcatttgttgaattctaaatgcatatttgatatttatacactcattcacacttaactaattcataatttgtatcaaaatcttccatcctcaaacctaaaccctagctggacgaatttctctttggtccctcaacaattgttttgttatgattttaagttactttcaaagttaattaaactaaaacatAATCATCTAACTACAAATGTTCAAGTTTAGATCTCTAACCTTGTGTGAAGCTTTTCTATCtttttaattcttcaaattttcttctctttcttgtgCCCAATCTCTTGTCCAAGCTTGATTATCAAAGTTTTGTTGAGAGAGCTATGAATTTTAGGGTGAAAATTTAAGGTTTGTAAGAGCTTTTAGGTTCATCAATGGTGAAAAGAATACAAAtaaaagagagagaggaaagtgACGGGAACAATGGAGAagataacttttaaattttgtttttattctttgTTGGACTtagtcaaataaataaaataaatgataatttatttatgaggtcatgctcatgtcatggggtgatgtcattaatcttattttcttttctttttcctcacttctttaatttaattctatatttcaaaattttcttttctctggttTTATTGAACAgtaaggtcaggagtcagctctaggggtgaattgaccaaatcgcccctcacaggttcaatccggtttgccaGTTATTCGACATtttttccggatccctgacctaattatttgaccggcttaacaattctttttcgtgattttctcttttccactgtgttcgcaattgtcctaaggactgcagtgtcacattttacggttcgaaatttgagtttaaatcgactacgcagtccttcccgagaaggtcacccatcgctgtgactctcggctcgtttaacttcttatgttctgtttttcttatttatacttaactaattgacaatttctaattatttgtgtttaggacttatttagttgtcttagatgtgattctaatccccttaattgtccggaccgacaccgatcaccggaatagtaaaatatatcaggctatgcaaataggggtgttacaaagaaatGGCAAGGAGAGATGGTTGTTATGTTAATTTAATCCCTATATgtttacaatataaaataatgaaatccgGCATGTCTCACCGATGCAGCACCTAGCCTAGGAATTCAACAAGGTTTAAACTTCTATATAGAAATTGCATGCACACACTTTTAAAAAAACAAGCACGCAACTCCACGGGAGCCCTAACATCAAGAAAACCATCATAGAAGTTGGTTTGTTCGAGGCAAAGCATCCTTCAGTTTGAACAACCTGCTGCAATTTAAAGGCAGCTGCCAGCTACTGATTTTGCATACTATTTTACCTTTTGTTTGTTTTTGTTACTTAACAGTTTCTTACCCTAGGACAAGTACAACAATAACCACTCTGATTATGAATTCCCATATCCACTGGAATTTTGGTAATAATTCAGTTACATTAATTAATCATGCACGTCGGAGAAATGCTTTAAGTTAGTTCATTGTAATAAAACAAACAATAAGAATTCATTATAGCATTGCAAACTAGAACATAAACAATTCTTTGAAATACAGTTCAACGGAACTTCACCAGTTTGCAAATAAATGCTTGTACCCTATAAGTTGCTTGCCATTAAAAGTAAAACCAAATTTGAAATTAAGTTTTAAAATCAGGCATTAGTTCATCTTGATATGTCATTTCCCACAAAAAAAGATTAACCACAATGAAACCTACCTGCTCTGCAATTCCCGAAGGCGCCTTCCTTCCATGATATACTGCATAGCATGCTTGCATATACATAAACGTCCACGTTTTACCAGTTTTATCTTCATTAAATAATGCGTAAATGAATAGGAAGTGTTATGTGCAAGCAATTGAACCTCGCCCACTTTCCCAAATTCATAATGAGTTCATCAATAGTCCTAGGAGATACATAAAATGGCCGTTTATGGGGATGCTGGACCTGAATTGTTCCAATATCATCTTTGACAGCCTGATTATAAATTGAATAAACCAAAATAGAAGATATCAAACAAATGAACATgataaatccaaaaatatataTGATAAATTTTACTAATATCAGCATCCAACATTGAGAGACATGCAAATCAAAGACTAGATTACAAATAAATTGAAACTGGCAGCAAGGGTAAAAGATTTCTTAAATGATGCACTGTCCGTAAGACCACTCATGCGTTAATATAAAGCATAGGAGTGCAGTCCAGAATTCAAATTTCTTGTTATTGTTCTTCTTTTTACGTCTCTTTAAGGGTAGAGTAATTCCAAATGCCTTTTTTTCAAGTTATTATTGGTATTGTTACCAAAAGAAAATAACTAGAGCAGAACAATTAAGATGTTCCCAAATCAAAATTACTATCAAAATGAGTCTGGAATCCTATGGATAGTAGTAGTTTCAGTTCATGCCACTGACATTTTCAGGCAAGCATAAATATTTTCATCTGCCATCTTCTTCAAGGATTCATTGAAAAGGGTTACCACAAGATTATTAACTTTTTCATCAGTAACAAAATTGCAAAGAGAGAGATGCTTCCTATTTAAAATCGGTGCTCCTACTGTCTTTCAGAAACTAGAAACAATGTCACTGTAAGATGGATGCTGTTGATGAATACTCATCATAGAATGTTATTATGGTATGTCTACAATAAATCAGTAACACAGTTGGAGGAAAATTGTGCTTAGGGTCCACCAAATTAGGAACAAAATGTGTAAAGTCCATTAAATTACTTACTTAATAACATCATCTTTAATTATAAAGGgggtaaaattgtaattttagcaCCATAATTTGCCCTCAATTTCCTTCGTCCCATTTTCTTTCCAAtccaaataaaagaaaagagaattCACCTCTTCAACTTTCATTCCTCTCATTTTCCTTCCTCACCAAAATTTCTCCAAAGATGGTGTTAAGAGTAATCATGAAGTCAGTTGTATTATACATTTTAGCACAATTTGAACTTTGAAACGAACCTACTGATATTTGCTTAAATTGCAAATGTAAAAGTTGATTCTGCAGAAATCATAATCCCCAAAGCTATATCTTAGAAAAAAATCTCATCACTCATTACAATGGAGTCACATTCAACTCCAAATTTGTAAATAAAGACATATCAGGAGATACTTCAAATAATTAAACAAAAACATACCTCACCAACCACGGTCAATGAAGTACCAGTTGGAAGTACCCTTTCAATATGCTTCACACCAAGAATCTGAAATTATAATTGCATCAAACAAGCTTTGACCAACAATGTAAGCACTGTTCTATAGATGGAAAAACACAAAAGAAAATGAACCTTGAGGCCTTGGAGATAGTCTAATGTTCCACATACAAGTGATCTTCCTGACTCTTCAAAAACTTCACCTCCAACAGTTAACACAAAAGCTGAGGCACCTCTAACCCCTACAACATATACTTGATCAGTCCCGTCATCCTGACGAGTCCAAAAACACCAATCAATATTTTTAATCAGCCACAATGAGACCAGAAAtcctgaagagagagagagagagagagagagagagagagactatcTCACCAGGTACCATGGGACCTCCTTACTCACTGATAACATTAAGGCTGAATCTTGAATCCAAGATCCAGCATCATTGTATTTGAGGAAGTGTTGTTCAGCCTGAAGAATATACAAATATGAATATTCACATATTGAAGAAATAAAGATGATCACCTATGCAGTTATTCTCTTTCAAATAACAATGACAACATGATGTTACCATCTCCTCTACCATAACACCTCTCAAGCCACTATGCTGGCAATTGATTGGAGTCTCTGAGCCAACTCATCTGGAGATAGCAACAACCAGAGGTAAAACCTTGCTTTCAATATCAAGTAATTTTactgaaaggtgaaagaaaaCGAAAATACATCATTCAGGAAACATGCTGTCACAGACATAATGGCATAAATAATAAATAGGATGTACATTAGATGATGTGAATTTTTACATCATGCGATTTTTTTGTGTACATAAAATGATAGATTATCAATCAAGATAGTATTACTGGGCATATATTCTTGATGCTTCTAACTGAAGTTAAATGCAAATGTTTCCTAAACCAAAAGTTTTTAGACAATGGATTGAATCTTCAGGATGGCTCACCATTCCAAGTCCATCGAATTTTGATAATTCACTATCAAAACTACCAGTTAACACTGTAACAGAATTACAATTTTGCTGAAGCTAGGGAAATAGTGGAGTGGAGCATAGAAATTCTAATTCATTTTGTATCAAAGTTGGTAACAAGTGCTACCAAGTCCGCTGCAAAGATTTTCTCACAACAGCTAAAGATAATTAGCAACAAAGAGAAAGCAGTAGCAAGACTCCAAGTGCCAATTCAGCAACTGAGGGTCCAAAGTCTCTTGAGCTGTAACTACCCCTATGTAACATCTGGGTATGGTAGCAAAAAAAGAACTTAGCCCCTTCTATGAAAAAAAAGAGCCTTCACCAGGAAATGCAAATTTGATAACATGAAATGGCATATGTCACACTCAAACaatgataaaaaattattaacGACGCTAATGTCCCGGACAATAAACTTCCAAATATAAGCATTAATTAACCTCGAACCTCTAAGGCCCAGCGCTTTACCAACGTATAGAACAAAGTGTATGTCACATATATTGCACTGTGCGCATCTAATATAAGCTTGACCTAAGGTCGAACGAGCTTAACAAAAAGGCATTACCCATTGCACTAGAGAGGAGCCAATTATCTACTGATTGCATTATCCCATAATCTATACAGGATCAGCAAAGGCAACAAAATGCATAGATAGGGGCATACCTAATTCCTTCAGCTGATTGACTCTAGTTACCGACTTAAGAACCTCTGCATCCCTAAACCATCATAAGAAACACAGCAACAAACAAGTAAATGACAAAATGCAACTGAAACTATACATTGTGGATGCGTGTGTATAAAGCATGAAGAGGAAATAATTAAACAAGACAATACCTGCCACTGCTCCTGCCCAGCAAATAGAACACAGCAGCACTCAAGCAGCAACTAATTCCAGCCCATGGAAGCATCTTCTGCAATCAGCTtaacgtaaaaaaaaaaaaaaaaaaaaaaaaacctaagcgACCTCAAACAGTTTGAATTTGAATTACTATCATCGTTTGTATCATAATCACAACTAAACagaggaagaaaaataaaatcCAATCCGCTGAGAAATACGAAGAAGAACAACCAAGAGAAGCGAAACGAGTGAATTTCTATGCGAGGGAACAAAATTAAAGAAGCTAATACAAAATGGAGGGGAAATTAGAAATCGTGAGAGAGAGGAGGAAAGGCATTCTGGAAGAAGAAGACGATTGGTATCTGAGAGATAGTTAGAGAAGGTCTTTTATTTTAAATCTTCTTATTGCGCGCACAGAGTCATCTGACTTAACCCATTCGGCCATCCCCAGGCTCGTTAAAGCTTGTTTGGGATAAAGCTCAAGGAGGTAAGTTTGTGTTACAACTTCTGAATATCATGGTTATTTTAGGAAgaaacttttttttaaaaaaacattCTGTAAGTATTCCAGTCCAATGGATCAAAATCAATTCTATTGGCACCGGGTAAAGCCATCCGTGAGATCAAACAACAGATAGCAAGAAGGTTTTTTAAAAGACGAAGAGTGTGAGAACTTTTGAAATTTTACTCTTTATTATCTCGCCCTTAATAGAACTTTCATACACTCCCTTCAAATTGTCCAAATTACAATAACATACCCTctcaatatatttttattttcgtatttttaaaaattattttgtataaaattattATCACCTCATCTTTTATCTCTTAATCATATATTTTAATCAgcaaaaataaatgataatttattcaaattaaaaagtattttattataatttaaattatttaattacttcCTTAATTATTATACCAAAATCATAGATCATAAATAAAAAATGTATGAAGG carries:
- the LOC110658762 gene encoding E3 ubiquitin-protein ligase SP1, giving the protein MVEEMAEQHFLKYNDAGSWIQDSALMLSVSKEVPWYLDDGTDQVYVVGVRGASAFVLTVGGEVFEESGRSLVCGTLDYLQGLKILGVKHIERVLPTGTSLTVVGEAVKDDIGTIQVQHPHKRPFYVSPRTIDELIMNLGKWASMLCSISWKEGAFGNCRAVEKNTEKEPKGSSQESCISVEKNKLEFFAGTVWIKRVV